In one Thermosipho ferrireducens genomic region, the following are encoded:
- a CDS encoding ATP-binding protein, producing the protein MGGGIIFVNRFEEKELLNKILNSHKKEVFILYGRRRVGKSALLKEVSKNKKTLFYTARKISKAEQLNNFSRSVGDFFNLGNIKFENWEDAFRILFNFSRKESIVIILDEFQYLAEKNDEIISVLQVLIDEFDDSKFKLILCGSSISFMEGILSYKNPLYGRKTGNLKLNPIPFEHLKLFIPEYDFHQLIETYSIIGGIPYYLTLWDGNINLYANIENLFLKIGAPLKEEPYFILYQELREPAVYQSILEALASGKNKLNEITSFIGENDSRKLQPYLKSLITLKLVKRITPALLKNPHRTKNFLYVIEDQMFRFWYRYIFPYKESIDLNEYKGVLKLIEKDLSQYVSFEFEKQSINYLKKRFELLEAGNYWKRDVEIDMLGRDKKGKLYAAEIKWRNKKMNVKDFYNLKSKIEKLQLDVDYFILVSKRGFEKSLFEIDEKIHFIEFSKEKGWQELASVGEVGES; encoded by the coding sequence ATGGGTGGTGGTATTATTTTTGTAAATAGATTCGAAGAAAAAGAACTTCTTAATAAAATACTTAACTCTCACAAAAAGGAAGTTTTCATATTGTATGGTAGAAGACGTGTTGGAAAAAGTGCCTTGTTAAAAGAAGTTTCAAAGAATAAAAAAACTTTGTTTTACACTGCCAGGAAGATATCAAAAGCTGAACAGTTAAATAATTTTTCCAGAAGTGTTGGTGATTTTTTTAATTTAGGGAATATAAAGTTTGAAAACTGGGAGGATGCATTTAGAATTTTATTTAATTTTTCCAGAAAAGAAAGTATAGTTATTATTCTCGATGAATTTCAATATCTTGCAGAAAAAAACGATGAAATAATCTCGGTTTTGCAGGTTTTAATAGATGAGTTCGATGATTCTAAGTTCAAACTTATTCTTTGCGGTTCAAGTATAAGTTTTATGGAAGGGATATTAAGTTATAAAAATCCATTATATGGAAGAAAAACTGGGAATTTAAAATTAAATCCTATCCCATTTGAACATTTAAAGCTCTTTATACCGGAATATGATTTTCACCAATTGATTGAAACTTATTCAATAATAGGAGGCATACCTTATTATTTAACTCTATGGGATGGAAATATAAACTTGTATGCAAATATTGAAAATTTGTTTTTAAAAATCGGTGCGCCGTTGAAAGAAGAACCTTATTTCATTTTGTATCAAGAGTTAAGAGAACCTGCGGTTTATCAGTCTATACTTGAAGCCCTTGCAAGTGGGAAAAACAAATTAAATGAAATCACATCATTTATAGGAGAAAATGATTCACGAAAACTACAACCGTATTTAAAATCACTTATTACCTTAAAATTGGTTAAAAGAATTACTCCTGCACTTCTAAAAAATCCACATAGAACAAAAAATTTTTTATATGTCATTGAAGACCAGATGTTTAGGTTCTGGTATAGATATATCTTCCCTTACAAAGAAAGTATAGATTTAAATGAGTATAAAGGTGTCTTGAAATTGATAGAAAAAGATTTGTCCCAATATGTTTCGTTTGAATTTGAAAAGCAGAGTATAAATTACCTTAAAAAACGTTTTGAACTGCTTGAGGCGGGAAATTATTGGAAAAGAGATGTTGAAATAGATATGTTGGGTAGAGATAAAAAAGGGAAGCTGTATGCTGCTGAAATAAAATGGCGAAATAAAAAAATGAATGTGAAAGATTTCTATAATCTGAAGAGTAAAATAGAAAAGCTACAATTGGATGTGGATTATTTTATTTTGGTTTCAAAAAGAGGGTTTGAAAAGAGCCTTTTTGAAATAGATGAAAAAATTCATTTTATTGAATTTAGTAAAGAGAAGGGTTGGCAAGAATTGGCGAGTGTTGGCGAAGTTGGTGAGAGTTAG
- a CDS encoding 2-hydroxyacid dehydrogenase encodes MKIFVTYRIPEAGIKMLEEKYDLDVHNGPDFLTKEEMMRRVADADAVITQLRDPVDREFIDAGKNLKIIANYAVGYNNIDVEYAKAKGIYVTNTPGVLTEATADIAWALILSVARKIIPADKFVREGKFAGWKPQLFLGYEIHGKVLGIIGMGRIGQAVARRALGFGMKIIYHNRRRLPEEVENIYNARYTDLETLLKEADIVSINVPLTRETHHLLSREKLELLKPTAIIVNTARGPVVDEQALYEMLKAERIAGAGFDVYENEPLLTPGLEKLDNVVLLPHIGSATYETREKMSVMVAENIIAALNGQKPENLVW; translated from the coding sequence ATGAAAATTTTTGTGACCTATAGAATACCAGAAGCGGGTATTAAAATGCTTGAAGAAAAATATGATCTGGATGTTCATAATGGCCCTGATTTTTTAACAAAGGAAGAAATGATGAGACGTGTCGCAGATGCAGATGCAGTAATTACCCAGCTTAGAGATCCTGTGGACAGAGAATTTATCGATGCGGGAAAGAATCTGAAAATAATAGCTAATTACGCTGTTGGTTACAATAATATAGATGTTGAGTATGCAAAAGCAAAAGGAATATATGTAACAAACACACCGGGAGTTTTAACAGAAGCAACCGCAGATATAGCGTGGGCTCTTATTTTGAGTGTGGCAAGAAAAATAATACCCGCGGATAAGTTTGTAAGGGAAGGAAAGTTTGCTGGATGGAAACCACAATTATTTTTAGGTTATGAAATACATGGAAAAGTGCTCGGAATAATAGGAATGGGAAGAATAGGTCAGGCGGTTGCCAGAAGGGCACTTGGTTTTGGCATGAAAATAATATATCATAATCGGAGAAGATTACCAGAGGAAGTGGAAAATATTTATAATGCAAGATATACCGATTTAGAAACGCTTTTAAAAGAAGCAGATATTGTTTCTATAAATGTCCCACTTACCAGAGAGACGCATCACTTGCTTAGCAGGGAGAAGTTAGAACTTTTAAAACCAACAGCAATAATTGTAAATACAGCAAGGGGTCCTGTTGTTGATGAGCAGGCTCTTTATGAAATGCTGAAGGCTGAAAGAATAGCAGGTGCGGGGTTTGATGTTTATGAAAATGAACCTTTGTTAACCCCAGGTCTTGAAAAATTGGATAATGTGGTTTTGCTTCCTCATATTGGATCTGCTACATACGAAACGCGTGAAAAAATGTCTGTAATGGTTGCAGAGAATATCATAGCTGCTTTAAATGGGCAGAAACCTGAAAATCTTGTTTGGTAA
- a CDS encoding UDP-N-acetylglucosamine--N-acetylmuramyl-(pentapeptide) pyrophosphoryl-undecaprenol N-acetylglucosamine transferase: MKLRVAVAGGVTGGHLYPAISILEHLEKFVDVEVLYFSVKGKLEERIIPKIHPEYSLESLDVQGLKRPLTTYENVARLFKILKSKQKVLKVLRGYKPDFVIVTGGYVSYPVGIAAHKLKIPLFVQEQNVVPGLSNLKLSKYASKIFLSFKDSRDYFPKKLRDKLMVTGNPIRISSMGKKLSYDKPVILIIGGSGGSEFLNEVACKLAKELKNSYIILSSGGKKVPCKNGNLKVLNYIDNMVDYYNVASCVIARGGATTISELLYFDLPSVIIPWEGSTESHQLENARQIEKEGLGIVVKESEFSFEKILEKVRECVNLNKRNVKRKINPAEVIAREIIREVKRV; this comes from the coding sequence TTGAAACTTAGAGTTGCAGTTGCTGGAGGTGTTACTGGCGGGCACCTGTATCCTGCTATTTCCATTCTGGAGCATTTAGAAAAATTTGTTGATGTTGAAGTGTTGTATTTTTCAGTGAAAGGGAAACTTGAAGAAAGAATTATCCCGAAAATTCATCCTGAATACAGCCTGGAATCTCTGGATGTACAGGGATTAAAGAGGCCGTTGACGACTTATGAAAATGTCGCAAGGTTATTTAAGATTTTAAAGAGTAAACAAAAGGTTTTAAAAGTTCTCAGGGGTTACAAACCTGATTTTGTAATAGTTACTGGAGGTTATGTTAGTTATCCTGTGGGAATAGCGGCTCATAAACTAAAAATACCTTTGTTTGTCCAGGAGCAAAATGTTGTTCCCGGATTAAGCAATTTGAAGTTGTCAAAATACGCCTCAAAGATATTTTTATCTTTTAAAGACTCCAGAGACTATTTTCCGAAAAAGCTAAGAGATAAATTAATGGTTACGGGAAATCCTATAAGAATTTCTTCAATGGGTAAGAAGTTGAGTTATGATAAACCTGTGATTTTAATAATAGGTGGTAGTGGTGGGAGTGAATTTTTAAATGAAGTGGCATGCAAACTGGCAAAGGAACTGAAAAATTCATACATAATTTTATCTTCCGGGGGTAAGAAAGTCCCGTGTAAGAATGGCAATTTAAAGGTTTTGAATTATATTGATAATATGGTAGATTATTATAACGTAGCGTCTTGCGTTATTGCCCGAGGTGGTGCAACTACTATAAGTGAGCTGTTGTATTTTGATCTTCCTTCAGTAATCATTCCATGGGAAGGTTCTACAGAATCTCATCAACTTGAAAATGCCAGACAGATAGAAAAAGAAGGATTGGGAATTGTTGTGAAAGAATCAGAGTTCTCTTTTGAAAAGATATTGGAAAAGGTAAGAGAATGTGTGAATTTGAATAAAAGAAATGTAAAAAGGAAGATAAATCCAGCAGAAGTTATAGCTCGTGAAATTATAAGAGAGGTGAAAAGAGTGTGA
- the murC gene encoding UDP-N-acetylmuramate--L-alanine ligase produces the protein MKVHFLGIGGIGMSAQALHEHFTGNYVTGTDLYNSERVQYLKSKGIVVYNSHNEKNVWDADLVVVTPAISEENPELFEARKRKIDIISRMEHHVRIIKKYTKFGVTGTDGKTTTTSMLAHALIKLEEDPTVFLGSVHSELEHGNYRKGGQKCVFELDESQPGFEKYKSEYLIITNIRGDHIENYKSYKHYLSSFEEARKNSEICVTNADEEIIKGDISFGINRGVFKVISINPDGNKQKVNISTPQGEKKFLLSVPGTHNAVNALAVIALLYKLGYSMEDVLYLFEDYRLPDRRFEISFDDGKITVIDDYSHTPIEVKNLLNTVRAVYKNRRIVVVFQPHRYTRLKRDWKAFAEVLSVADEVYVTEVYGAFEKEDGISAENIAKLISNSHFVSEKDEILELIEPKPAVYLFVGAGDIVEVSNRFRNKLKETVNK, from the coding sequence GTGAAAGTTCATTTTCTGGGAATTGGCGGAATTGGCATGAGCGCTCAGGCTTTACATGAACATTTTACAGGGAATTACGTAACAGGTACTGATTTATACAATTCTGAAAGGGTACAATATTTAAAAAGCAAAGGTATAGTTGTATATAATTCGCATAATGAGAAAAACGTCTGGGATGCAGATCTGGTAGTTGTTACTCCTGCAATTTCTGAAGAAAATCCTGAATTATTTGAAGCTCGGAAAAGGAAAATAGATATAATTTCGCGAATGGAACATCATGTGAGGATAATTAAAAAATATACAAAGTTTGGTGTTACCGGTACTGATGGTAAGACAACAACAACTTCTATGTTAGCACATGCATTAATAAAATTAGAAGAAGACCCTACGGTTTTTCTTGGTTCAGTGCATTCAGAGCTGGAACATGGTAATTATCGCAAAGGAGGGCAAAAATGCGTATTTGAACTTGATGAAAGTCAACCAGGGTTTGAAAAATATAAATCTGAGTATTTAATAATCACAAATATCAGAGGAGATCATATAGAAAATTATAAAAGTTATAAACATTATTTGTCTTCATTTGAAGAGGCCAGGAAAAACTCTGAAATATGTGTGACCAATGCAGACGAGGAAATAATAAAGGGAGATATCAGTTTTGGAATTAACAGAGGAGTTTTCAAAGTTATATCAATCAATCCGGATGGGAATAAGCAAAAAGTAAATATTTCAACTCCTCAGGGAGAAAAAAAGTTTCTTTTATCGGTGCCTGGAACGCATAATGCTGTTAACGCTTTGGCAGTTATTGCACTTTTGTATAAATTAGGATATTCCATGGAAGATGTATTGTACCTGTTTGAGGATTATAGACTACCTGATAGAAGGTTTGAAATTTCTTTTGATGATGGCAAAATTACAGTTATTGATGATTACTCACACACACCTATTGAGGTTAAAAATCTTTTAAACACTGTCAGAGCGGTGTATAAAAATCGACGAATAGTTGTAGTATTTCAGCCCCACAGGTATACTCGATTAAAAAGAGATTGGAAAGCTTTTGCAGAGGTGCTTTCAGTGGCAGATGAGGTTTATGTTACAGAAGTATACGGGGCTTTCGAAAAGGAAGATGGGATAAGCGCTGAAAATATTGCTAAATTAATTTCCAATTCCCATTTTGTTTCTGAAAAGGATGAAATTTTAGAACTTATAGAACCGAAACCTGCTGTATATCTTTTTGTTGGAGCAGGAGATATAGTTGAGGTTTCGAATAGATTTAGAAATAAATTGAAAGAAACTGTTAATAAGTAG
- the smc gene encoding chromosome segregation protein SMC, translating into MPISPRISVIVGPNGSGKSNIVDALRWVFGEQSMKELRAEERSDVIFSGSEKTRPSQNAFVELTFSLNGEIVRIAREITRNGKSGYFLNGDQVRLKDIKNFINSTEKGMYSIISQGQIDKIVTSSAEDLRKLIEEAAGTAVYRDRKKEALTRLAATEANLERIKDILFEVEKNKKSLYLKAKKAERYKEYSEKLSQVKARYFSGVYTHEKRLLDSLSEQREELKGNLKATLKELAGIESKWSVLREEFNEIDKEMESFTGLLEDHKKRQMQLLELRETFTQKLNRYESNYVEIVTKIDSFKEETRRLKTREEEVLMIEKSLNKEIEEKEKVLLELEEKREALMSNYSQREMELLKKKQEYDGYEKQLHKIQTEKQHLADLQVDLEKRLKMITEQFISKKTRLEDLEDEIEELSKSVSKFDESAKKLLDELNEIKNNMEKLTSERENIKEELEELFHRKREISSEVQILQKQIDDYQGFSHAVKKVFENKEKFEGIVDVVANIIEVEPQYTEAIEALLGGVLQHIVVDTAEHAKKIIEFAKRTKIGRLTLIPLDLIEEPGQNQHFDFTKDTQGVIGMARELIKINRDKKGLEKLPGYLFGGDIVVKDIDTAIFVKKERKIWGRIATLDGEIVSVKGSMTGGKSSSNYSLLSRKQKIQKLEEELNRLLNKEEKLQETFENIKKEIEELRNYSEVVSKELINLNSQSASSKRMLQELVKTRDEILKEVESLEKLKVEYTQKFEGINARYDIIEKSIKEYMGKINSLKSMLDDYSKEILEEKEKLDELNSRITDVKMDLTNLMERRIQYDSEIKRIHLRYKEIETELGELLREKGNVESEMENLKQILQENEKEIEALKRETEELFESMKYRKSGKEQKFQEVKKLEEKMEELRNKVEKVREKLHKIDLKIQEKEIKISGIPEEFRNEIIVKENELDELKTQIEELENKIKYLGSVDLEAEEEYKRVEKEYNDLYLQKEDLESARKKLIDLIEKTDEEARKVFMGTFNVVNGAFKRYVEQLFYGGTGIMRLTDEANVLDSGVEIVITKAGRRAQKLQLLSGGEKALVGLALLMALLEAQPSAFYVLDEVDAPLDEYNAEKFRRLLENSRAQFIIVTHNKIVMEAADVLHGVTMVDGVSTIVPVRMEEVV; encoded by the coding sequence ATTCCTATATCGCCAAGAATATCTGTTATTGTTGGACCAAACGGTTCGGGAAAGTCGAACATTGTGGATGCCCTACGATGGGTTTTTGGCGAACAATCAATGAAAGAATTACGGGCTGAAGAAAGAAGTGATGTAATATTTTCCGGTAGTGAAAAAACAAGGCCATCACAAAATGCGTTTGTTGAACTTACATTTTCTTTGAACGGTGAAATAGTAAGAATTGCCAGAGAAATTACGAGAAATGGTAAAAGTGGTTATTTTCTGAACGGTGATCAGGTACGATTAAAAGATATAAAAAATTTCATAAATAGTACAGAAAAGGGAATGTATTCAATTATAAGTCAGGGACAGATAGATAAGATAGTTACTTCCAGTGCAGAAGACTTGAGAAAATTAATTGAAGAAGCAGCGGGGACGGCTGTGTATCGTGACAGAAAAAAAGAAGCTTTAACAAGGCTTGCAGCTACAGAAGCAAATCTTGAGAGAATAAAGGATATACTCTTTGAGGTTGAAAAAAACAAAAAGTCTTTATATTTAAAAGCTAAAAAAGCTGAAAGATATAAAGAATATAGTGAAAAACTTAGCCAGGTAAAGGCCCGATATTTTAGTGGAGTTTATACTCACGAAAAGCGGCTGTTGGATAGTCTTAGCGAGCAAAGAGAAGAGCTTAAAGGGAACCTGAAAGCAACTTTAAAAGAGTTAGCAGGTATTGAAAGTAAATGGTCTGTACTTCGGGAAGAATTTAATGAAATAGATAAAGAAATGGAAAGTTTTACGGGGCTTCTTGAAGATCACAAAAAAAGACAGATGCAACTTTTAGAATTAAGGGAAACTTTTACTCAAAAATTAAACAGGTACGAGAGCAATTATGTGGAGATTGTAACAAAAATAGACAGTTTTAAAGAGGAGACCAGGCGTCTTAAAACACGTGAAGAAGAAGTTTTGATGATAGAAAAATCTTTGAACAAAGAAATAGAAGAAAAGGAAAAAGTACTTTTGGAGCTTGAAGAAAAGAGAGAAGCTTTAATGTCAAATTATTCTCAAAGAGAGATGGAATTGTTAAAGAAGAAACAGGAATACGATGGCTATGAAAAACAGTTGCATAAGATTCAAACAGAAAAACAACATCTGGCAGATCTCCAGGTGGATCTGGAAAAAAGATTAAAGATGATAACTGAACAATTTATTTCTAAAAAAACACGTTTAGAGGACCTTGAAGATGAGATAGAAGAACTTTCAAAAAGCGTTTCAAAATTTGATGAAAGCGCAAAGAAATTATTAGATGAACTGAACGAAATAAAAAATAATATGGAAAAATTAACCAGTGAACGAGAAAATATAAAAGAAGAATTGGAAGAGTTGTTTCATAGGAAGAGAGAAATTAGTTCAGAAGTCCAGATTTTGCAAAAGCAAATAGATGATTATCAGGGATTTTCACACGCTGTAAAAAAAGTTTTCGAAAATAAGGAAAAATTTGAAGGAATAGTAGATGTTGTAGCAAATATTATCGAAGTAGAGCCACAGTATACAGAGGCAATTGAAGCATTGTTAGGAGGAGTTCTTCAGCATATAGTTGTCGATACAGCAGAACATGCCAAAAAAATAATAGAATTTGCAAAAAGAACAAAAATAGGACGATTAACACTTATTCCTCTCGACTTGATAGAGGAACCCGGGCAGAATCAACATTTTGACTTTACAAAGGATACTCAAGGCGTTATAGGTATGGCCAGAGAACTTATAAAGATTAACAGAGATAAAAAGGGACTTGAAAAGCTTCCAGGTTATCTTTTTGGTGGTGATATTGTTGTCAAAGATATTGATACTGCTATTTTTGTAAAGAAGGAAAGGAAAATTTGGGGAAGGATAGCTACTCTTGATGGAGAAATAGTAAGTGTTAAAGGTTCAATGACCGGTGGGAAGAGTTCCAGTAACTATTCCTTGCTTTCGAGGAAGCAAAAAATACAAAAACTGGAAGAGGAATTGAATCGTCTATTAAATAAAGAGGAAAAATTACAGGAAACTTTTGAAAACATTAAGAAAGAAATAGAAGAATTAAGGAACTATTCAGAAGTTGTGAGTAAAGAATTGATAAATTTAAATAGTCAGAGTGCTTCCAGCAAAAGAATGCTACAGGAATTGGTAAAAACTCGTGATGAAATATTAAAAGAAGTTGAATCTCTTGAGAAGTTAAAAGTAGAATATACTCAAAAGTTTGAGGGAATAAATGCAAGGTATGATATAATTGAAAAGAGTATAAAAGAGTATATGGGAAAAATCAATAGTTTAAAATCTATGCTGGATGATTATAGTAAGGAAATTCTTGAAGAAAAGGAAAAGTTGGACGAGCTAAACTCACGGATAACAGATGTTAAAATGGATTTAACAAATCTAATGGAGCGGCGGATTCAGTATGACTCTGAAATAAAAAGAATTCATCTTAGGTATAAAGAAATTGAAACTGAATTGGGAGAACTTTTGCGTGAAAAAGGTAATGTAGAATCTGAAATGGAAAATTTAAAACAAATTCTTCAGGAGAATGAAAAAGAAATAGAGGCTTTAAAACGTGAAACTGAAGAATTGTTTGAAAGTATGAAATATAGAAAAAGTGGAAAAGAACAAAAATTTCAGGAAGTAAAAAAGTTGGAAGAAAAAATGGAAGAGCTAAGAAACAAAGTAGAGAAGGTTAGAGAAAAATTACATAAAATAGATTTGAAAATTCAGGAAAAAGAAATAAAAATAAGCGGTATTCCAGAAGAATTCAGAAATGAGATAATAGTTAAGGAAAATGAACTTGATGAGTTAAAAACGCAAATAGAAGAACTGGAAAACAAAATAAAGTATTTAGGTTCTGTTGATTTAGAAGCTGAAGAAGAATATAAAAGAGTTGAGAAAGAGTATAATGATTTGTATTTGCAGAAAGAAGATCTTGAAAGTGCCCGAAAAAAACTTATAGATCTTATAGAAAAAACAGATGAGGAAGCCCGAAAAGTTTTTATGGGAACTTTTAATGTTGTAAATGGTGCGTTTAAAAGATATGTAGAGCAGTTGTTTTACGGCGGGACAGGAATTATGCGCTTAACTGATGAAGCCAATGTTCTGGATTCAGGAGTGGAAATAGTTATTACAAAAGCCGGTCGACGAGCACAAAAACTGCAGCTTTTATCCGGTGGAGAAAAAGCGTTGGTAGGGCTTGCGTTATTAATGGCTCTTCTTGAAGCTCAGCCAAGTGCGTTTTATGTCCTGGATGAGGTTGACGCTCCATTAGATGAGTACAATGCTGAAAAATTTAGAAGACTTCTTGAAAATTCAAGAGCGCAATTTATAATTGTAACGCATAATAAAATAGTTATGGAAGCGGCGGATGTTCTTCATGGAGTTACCATGGTGGACGGTGTATCTACCATAGTTCCTGTGAGAATGGAGGAGGTAGTATGA
- a CDS encoding PAS domain-containing protein, with translation MRHLFFLQQFFERLPAPAFIKDNKFRLVWVNKEWKKVFGLDDRKVIGKTISEIFGDGEYEKQDKSIVRSKKPFTYETDIGSKHYRVIKIPIRLGDGTYGVAGVAFDITDKHIGEILLKTNVKLSTLLNEAFEEVPEDKDILIEYFFDKVYETTNIGPWALIKGEDVLKTYLPEKVCERAKSKEGIKEFSVDGEKWLVVPIENYKIVFKSSPLRLKIMNQLAPILVPKIEVALQKIEIESKKQNYYRALEKMVETVVEWNNKGSLQDFMQKALEKIVEIIPEAEKGSVWLYSENTYDCIAEIGYPGATQLKFAAEKTAYGQKITEMIEEGYKVFEIERAYEFVKKSELSEILGNYGMFSESFIPLIGVFHLDNQIIGNISIDNFNGIHFSEESKKLLGYYVDLLTTFLKKGS, from the coding sequence ATGAGGCATCTATTCTTTCTTCAACAATTTTTCGAAAGGTTACCAGCACCTGCTTTTATAAAAGATAACAAATTTAGATTGGTGTGGGTTAACAAAGAGTGGAAGAAAGTGTTTGGGCTTGATGACAGGAAAGTTATAGGAAAAACTATTTCTGAAATATTTGGAGACGGAGAATATGAAAAACAGGACAAAAGTATTGTGCGAAGTAAAAAACCTTTTACTTACGAAACAGACATTGGGTCAAAACATTATAGGGTAATAAAAATTCCTATAAGGCTTGGTGATGGAACGTATGGAGTTGCAGGCGTGGCCTTTGACATTACCGATAAGCATATTGGAGAGATATTGTTAAAAACTAATGTTAAACTCTCAACTTTGTTGAATGAGGCTTTTGAAGAAGTTCCAGAAGATAAGGATATACTTATCGAATATTTTTTTGATAAAGTTTATGAAACAACAAATATTGGGCCATGGGCTTTGATAAAAGGCGAAGATGTTTTAAAAACTTATCTTCCAGAAAAAGTATGTGAAAGGGCAAAGTCAAAAGAAGGTATTAAAGAATTTTCAGTAGATGGTGAAAAATGGCTTGTAGTTCCAATAGAAAATTACAAAATAGTTTTTAAAAGTAGTCCTTTGAGATTAAAAATAATGAATCAACTGGCGCCTATTCTGGTTCCAAAGATAGAGGTAGCGTTGCAGAAAATAGAAATAGAATCAAAGAAACAAAACTATTATAGAGCACTTGAAAAAATGGTAGAAACAGTTGTAGAATGGAACAACAAAGGAAGTTTGCAGGATTTCATGCAAAAAGCACTTGAAAAAATAGTTGAAATTATTCCAGAAGCTGAAAAGGGGAGTGTATGGTTGTATTCTGAAAACACTTATGATTGCATAGCTGAGATTGGATATCCCGGAGCAACACAGCTGAAGTTTGCCGCTGAGAAAACGGCCTATGGGCAGAAAATAACGGAAATGATAGAAGAAGGATACAAAGTTTTTGAAATTGAAAGAGCTTATGAGTTTGTTAAAAAGAGCGAACTCTCGGAGATACTTGGGAACTATGGAATGTTTAGTGAAAGTTTTATTCCTCTTATAGGAGTATTTCATCTGGATAACCAGATTATTGGCAATATTTCCATTGATAATTTTAATGGAATACATTTCTCAGAAGAAAGCAAAAAATTACTTGGGTATTACGTAGATTTGTTAACCACTTTTTTGAAAAAAGGTAGTTGA
- a CDS encoding flagellar export protein FliJ, producing the protein MRFRLQKLLDLASKEEELLKNELFRIRQEKSAIFENIEKTQQYIYKIKEEISSAETTGQELQFKIAIISQGENYLNSLWNKFYEMEKKEQEILDEYLEKRKQRLSLEKLKERKTMEYVTELNRKEIRIIDEIAEKKFFRERGEGTNGYI; encoded by the coding sequence ATGCGTTTTAGACTCCAAAAGTTACTTGATCTGGCATCAAAAGAGGAAGAACTTTTGAAAAATGAACTTTTCAGAATAAGGCAGGAAAAAAGTGCAATTTTTGAAAATATAGAGAAGACCCAACAATACATTTATAAAATAAAAGAAGAAATATCTTCTGCTGAAACAACAGGGCAGGAGTTACAGTTTAAAATTGCCATAATTTCTCAGGGGGAAAATTATTTGAATAGTCTGTGGAATAAGTTTTATGAAATGGAAAAAAAAGAGCAGGAAATACTTGATGAGTATTTAGAAAAAAGGAAGCAAAGATTAAGTCTGGAAAAATTGAAAGAAAGAAAAACAATGGAATATGTTACTGAATTAAATCGTAAAGAAATAAGAATTATAGATGAAATAGCTGAAAAGAAATTTTTTAGAGAAAGAGGGGAAGGAACAAATGGTTATATATAA
- a CDS encoding YdcF family protein, whose translation MVIYKALGAFFQFPGLIILLFLTLYLINIKKRRIRRFFLLLVVLFYLTSTSFFVYLVSKTLKIDYVDYKEYRQYDSLEGSIIVILGGGIISYDNEIEVGAHTLKRIVKGYEIYRETNAPILVTGGVISKGIPESHVMKEQLIKFGVPADKIIVEDKARNTFENAKFSEDYLKNFDTIYLVTSFLHMKRSLMQFSKALKDKRLLPVVCDFPIDFRGNYLDFLPSSQAFYSFSLITHEWIGLVAYSLGIVGG comes from the coding sequence ATGGTTATATATAAAGCTTTGGGGGCGTTTTTTCAATTTCCTGGACTTATAATCTTGTTGTTTCTAACTTTATATTTAATAAACATAAAAAAACGCCGAATTCGGCGCTTTTTTCTTTTATTGGTAGTTCTTTTTTATTTGACATCTACATCGTTTTTTGTTTATTTAGTTTCGAAAACACTAAAAATCGATTATGTTGATTATAAAGAATATCGACAATATGATTCTTTGGAAGGTTCAATTATAGTTATTTTAGGGGGAGGGATTATCTCTTACGATAATGAAATAGAAGTAGGAGCGCATACCTTAAAAAGAATAGTGAAAGGGTATGAAATTTATCGGGAAACCAACGCTCCGATTTTGGTTACAGGTGGTGTTATAAGTAAAGGTATACCAGAAAGTCATGTTATGAAAGAACAGTTAATAAAGTTTGGAGTACCAGCCGATAAGATAATAGTTGAGGACAAGGCACGTAACACTTTTGAAAATGCGAAATTTTCCGAAGATTACCTTAAAAATTTTGATACAATATATTTAGTGACTTCTTTTTTGCACATGAAAAGAAGTTTAATGCAATTTTCAAAAGCGTTAAAAGATAAAAGATTATTACCAGTTGTTTGTGATTTTCCCATAGATTTTAGGGGAAATTATCTGGATTTTCTTCCAAGTTCTCAGGCTTTTTATTCATTTTCACTTATAACTCATGAATGGATCGGACTTGTTGCATATTCCTTGGGAATAGTGGGAGGATGA